AGGGAAGCCAAACtaatatttcatctttctgttaACGCTGATTGCCGTCTAACCGGTAATAATTTTTCTCGCCTCTTTTAGCAAAGAATATCCAGTCATTTCCAAAAGCATCATGAGGCAGAGGTTGGTGTCCAGTCACGGCCAGCTTTCAACAAAGCCAGATGTTAACCCACTTCATGGGAATCACCAGACCCTTCAACATTATCAGTATGAGAACGGTGCTCACATGCAATTTGCAGCTTCAGATACTCAAGATCTGCCACTCAACACCTTCACAGCACAGAGGGATTCAGGGCTCTTCTATCATTGCCTAAAAAGAAGAGGTAACTTGAGCTTACAGCTAGAAAAAATTTACAGCAAATAAACCTAAGAGCATGAGCACTGAAAGCTGACCGCTAATTCCAGTTCGTTTTGGATTGGTCTCGTAGGCCTCCATCTTCAAAGATACTGATGTGATCGAAGTGTTTTGGAGGGTCAGGGCCCAAGAGCTGGGTTTTTGGACAGTTATTAGTGGTTTTGTCCCATAGAAGGCAAATTCAAACTCTGAGTCAGAGCcgagaaaaataaacagaatgcaTAATTCACATGGCACGAAGCTACGCTGGAAAACGGTCCATTGTTAGAATCAGCGGAATTAACAGTTGTATGCTGAGATGTTCTGGCGCTGCCATTAACGTTACTGAAATTAGACACGTTCAGCACTTCTCCAGGACGAAGCCATTAGGAATTCTCTCGACGCCTGCAGATTAGCGGGGCTGTGGTAGCTGTGTGTAAACATCCCTTTCTTCTTATCCCCTAGTTCCCAAGTTTAAGCGAGCTGTAACTACATTCTCTTCCTTTTAGTCTAGCATCAGATGAGATCATGGCATGTTTTAAGTTAAACGGAAGAATTTTGCCCAGAAGAAAATCCTTCTATTTGCATGTCTCATTGGCCACTAATTCATTTAAGCTGTGAGAATCCTCTGATCATGGGCAAACGAAGAATCGAACAGCACCAGTAATGAGGACTGCAAGGCAAATGTGTAATTTTAGCAGATGTTTAATCTGCAGATGAATTCGTGAATTCACCCAGAGAATATTCCTAACAGCTAACAGAAGGCTGCTGGTAAACACGGCCACGGTCAGCGTAACCGGTAGGAGAGGGGCTAGAGCTTCTCGGCGTAAAGCTGAGGGGAAGGACTGATGACTGGGAAAGGGCTCCTTTATCTGGaaatatttctgcagcttttgACGTGAATATCTGGGAAATGTAGAGTCATTTTTGTAATGACAGGAAGGCAGGCTGCGATAAGACCCTTTAAGAGACTTCTTGAATTTGTCAGGAGTAACGCCGCAAGAGTGTCAGGGACCTCTGTTATCTGGATGAACGTGAAGTAATCTCTGATGTGAGAATAGTAGCCCAAGTCACTCACTTAACCTGAGAAATGTCACCAGAATGCTTTGAGGCCGAGGGGATTAGCCTGACATTTGGAACACAATGTATTTTTGGTGCTGTACATTGTCTTTCCAAACGCAAAAGGTTTAACTGGATTAATCTGAAAAAGAGCACCCGTTGTTTAGCGAAATAATCACAGGTTGCACGCTGGGCTTCTAAGGGGACTCCGTAAAAGCACCCCAGGCTCTTGTCAGGCTCTTAGCAGGTCGCTGTTAAACGCCGTCGCTCTGGGAGCTGCTCCTGAAcgtgaattttttgtttgtttgcagaaaGCGCTCGGCACCTGGACCTGCCCTGCAAACGCTCCTACCTGGAAGCCTCCTCTTCTGTAGGAGACGATCACTACTTCCGTTCCCCGCCTCCCTACGATCAGCAGATGTTAAGCCCTTCCTATTGCAGCGAGGTGACCCCGAGGGAAGCGTGCATGTACTCTAGTTCTGGGGCTGAAATCGCTGGCGTCTCGACGGTTGACGACTtgccgcctccgcctcccccctTGAGCTGCAATATGTGGACTTCTGTCGCACCTTACACCAGCTACAGCGTTCAGACAATGGAAACTGTCCCTTACCAGCCTTTCCCCGCTCATTTCACCGCCACCACCATGATGCCGCGGCTCCCGGCCATCACGGGTCAAGGCTCGCAGCCACCAGGTAACAGCCACTTCAGTGTCTACAACCAGCTGTCCCAGTCTCAGGTTCGGGAGCGCGTTCCTTCTTCGTCTTTCCCGAGGGAAAGGGTGCACCCGTCTGTGTGCGAGAGAAAACCCCCCTCTCCGCACCTAAACACGGCGAACGAGTTCCTGTACTCACAAAGCTTTTCCTTGTCGAGGGAGTCGTCGCTGCAGTATCATTCAGGGATGGGGACTGTGGAGAACTGGACTGACGGATGACTCTGACGGCCACGCGATGCCACAGCCAACGTTACTGCTCCGGGACAGTGTTCAATCAGTGTTGATACCTGTGGGTAACTTGCACTTCGGTGAGACAAATGTGCATTTCCAGAGGGATTTGTGTGGGTGAAGAGCTTGTATCTTCAGACGCACAGAGAATTACATCTCCCGTCGCGGCGGGCTGGATTCATCAGTCTCTTACTGACTCCCGAATAAATTAATTCTCGCGTCTTCATTACTGATCCAGTAGGAGCCACCTTCATGACTAACAAGTGAAGCAGCTAGTCGTTTTCTTTTGCTTGTAATATTAAACATCCATGAGCAAATTTTGGCTGTTTGGGAAAAATACGAGCTTCACTTTTACGGTACTTGGTTCGTGAAGTCACAGCATCCCCACGCTCAAAGGAAAAAGCGGTCTGTTCGGTTGCGTAGTTCAAGGACTGCAGTAGCAGCACTTCTTTAGCTCTTTTTATCTGTAGAAATTCCTTCTTCCTCTGGAAGTGACGGAGCCGTAGGAGCgcaggggccggcggggaggcTCGGCGGCGGGGTCAGGGAGCTGCGGTGCCGCTCCGGTACCTCCCCGGCGCAGCGCAGGGTTCGTGCCATGGCGCGGAGAGGAGAAGGCACCGATGCACAAATGTCTCTTCTTCCCCCCACAACACCATCGTTCGTGGCTGTGGGAAACTAAGAAGTGAAGCGTTATGCCCGAGGCCAAACAGCAAATTAGTTGCAGCGTTAGGAACAGACCCAGTGTCTTCAGACTCCCATCCGTTGATTGAATCACACTTGCTTATTGCAATATATTTATGAAGTTTAAGCTTAAAAGTCGCTAATACTTTCCAGAAACGATTTCTGTACTTGCTGGTCCTTGATTTCTTTCGCATTCAGCTGAAACGTGCCTTTTGtgctatgtttttttcttttgcagctaaCTTGGAAAGAATTGTTTTCAGCGTACAGGAGGCATAGAGGAATATTTTCTGAATtgcggggtggggtgggaagagtTCCCATTACCTGTCAGGCTTTACAGTGTACAAATATTTGTAGAGCAGGTAAAAATCTGTAACCAGTGTATCCATTGCTACTATTGTTTACTGTGGAAGTATCTTGAACTGACTCTTTCAGCGCTGGCTTTGCCTGCCCGAGTGTCCCTATGAGGTACGGAGGGATCGCTCGGCCACCGGCCACGGCGCGGAACGGCCTCGCGTGGGAAAGCAAGCCGCGCTCTTTCTGGAACGGAACTCCCATTCCCTTCGCCCGATTTGCTCCCGAGCAGGGATGCGTCCTCCTCCGGTCCGTCCTGCTGAGCTCCCAGGCGTCGCCGTCCCAAGGGACGGCAACGCCGAGGTGACGCCGGGAGTTTGGTTCCACTAAAGAGCGCAAGGTTTAAGCTCTAGTCGTGCACAgcggggttcccccccccccccccccgccccgcttcccAAAGGGGCGAAGGCAAAAAGCTGAAACCCAAATTTGGAAGTCGGGAGGTACTTCTGCGTTTTGACGAACCCATTCCAATGAAGAGAGGCTGATGGATGAGGGCGGCTGCTTGCAGTGAGACAACCCTGAGGCCACTAAAGTAGAGGTCACCTTTCAACCAGGACAATCTCATACACCCATTCAGCAGACTACGTGTGTGACCGGTGTGGATTTTGTAATCAGATTTTGGAAATCACTACAATTTTGCATGCTGAATagctatttatatacatatatattttatatatatataaaaaatatatatatatcacaaaTGCAGGCCACGTGTCcaattcagctttgctttttacgaatgaaatacttaataaaaatgaatgttgcaagttttttttttggaaagacatctatttaagattttttttattacacaCCTTTGATGTAAAAACTAAGAATTGGTTAGATAAAAAACATATATACTACAGATAAATCTTTATTAGAAACCACGTTAGATACAGGTGGtatggaatttttaaatgtttgttacATAGCAtggacattttattttacatatcagAACATAAAGTCATTTTACTACTATAAGCTGTCTCTGGGTGCGTTTCAATAATCAGTATAAAAATGTTCCGTGGTGAATTACGGGTTGCCTCGTCTCTCTTCTGTCTCCTACTGCCCACGTATACCAGCCTCACACTTTCCCAAGGTGCACACTTGACCCTTTTTTTACCATCTCATAGCTACGCCGTCAAACTTTAACTGCCCGCTGCAAGACTgagggggtttggtttggttggtttgcgGTACCtcgtgtttcttttttttaatggacgcGTCAATTGGTCTGAATACGCCGAGCGCTACTGGGCTAAGTTAAAAGCAGCCACGGGCCTGATAACGAGAGCACCAAAACGATGTTCCTGTACTTACGTGCGGATCGGTTGCAACACCGACAGTGAAGGATTAAGGGttggaggcagggggagaggtCCGAGGGTGTCACCAACCGTTATTTGAAATGCTCAGTTCATTTCTCATAGTGACGCTGAATCAACACGGAACGAGACAAATGCTGCCGCTATAACCCAAAAATGAATGGGGTCAGCAGCCCAGGGTCCGAATGACAAGCTAGACTGGATCTTTGGCCTGTTTTACAAATATGATTAACGGAATAACAATGTCATTTTTCATGAATACTCATTGcctctatttttaacattttttcatatACCTTCTGCTCATCACTGCAATACTTATTGATTTAAGGCGGTTTTAACAGTAACTGCTGTAAGAATTGGTCCAGCAGCTTTCAGTTAATGCAGGGGCTGTAGAGGAGACTTGAACATGTAATTAATCCAAGTTTTAACTTGGAGCAGCAGGCGCTGCTGTCAGCCTTTGTAACGGGCACAGCCAAGGCTCCGTCTCAAGCCAGCCCCTGGAGCTGAGCAAGTGCCCTGTGGAACCCTGTGGCAAATAACAAGCTTTTAGTTATAAAAATAGTACCGGACCTGATTGTAAAAGGCTGAGTTAACATATAAAAGTGCAAAATTTCGATATATGCTAATCTGGTCATCTGGGCTCcttttatagtcaatggagagagatcAGACATTTAGATTAAACTGGGATGAATCATTCTCTAGTGATGATCTTTTTCCACTCAGAGAGGAATCCAGCTCAGCCACTTAGACTAGATTTCCCATTTCTAAACAGCTCAAGTTAAGTTAGCGGGATCCCCCTTCGACG
This DNA window, taken from Mycteria americana isolate JAX WOST 10 ecotype Jacksonville Zoo and Gardens chromosome 15, USCA_MyAme_1.0, whole genome shotgun sequence, encodes the following:
- the TBX4 gene encoding T-box transcription factor TBX4, whose amino-acid sequence is MLQEKSLSETEEGFPTAPAPGHADSSAGSPVLGVAGGSSTPLSSPQLPDPEQTIENIKVYLHEKELWKKFHEAGTEMIITKAGRRMFPSYKVKVTGMNPKTKYILLIDIVPADDHRYKFCDNKWMVAGKAEPAMPGRLYVHPDSPATGAHWMRQLVSFQKLKLTNNHLDPFGHIILNSMHKYQPRLHIVKADENNAFGSKNTAFCTHVFPETSFISVTSYQNHKITQLKIENNPFAKGFRGSDDSDLRVARLQSKEYPVISKSIMRQRLVSSHGQLSTKPDVNPLHGNHQTLQHYQYENGAHMQFAASDTQDLPLNTFTAQRDSGLFYHCLKRRESARHLDLPCKRSYLEASSSVGDDHYFRSPPPYDQQMLSPSYCSEVTPREACMYSSSGAEIAGVSTVDDLPPPPPPLSCNMWTSVAPYTSYSVQTMETVPYQPFPAHFTATTMMPRLPAITGQGSQPPGNSHFSVYNQLSQSQVRERVPSSSFPRERVHPSVCERKPPSPHLNTANEFLYSQSFSLSRESSLQYHSGMGTVENWTDG